In the genome of candidate division WOR-3 bacterium, one region contains:
- a CDS encoding S49 family peptidase — protein sequence MLLTFIMIVASLFGENFYLPFTAVPDGPDAGLVNPAGLAAQKGATFRFDVANTDSAVKNYGDFYLRAGSLSGGGCWGDVGREYHVSYGTGILSRYRLMAGTTFRNSEGENHIDIGFLSRPQKWISLGATVNDVFSTEDQYDPSYRFGAALRPFGGNERFTLAAGGIYEKDTESDSIPFSAGILVEPVRGLRLSAFYDRDETFSLGFETSFGNVTAGTSQLMDEDERISGGFSYVRLDSRNQYSILPLPAPNIRLDLGREYPEDPVSFLFFMPKKERFWTLVESLRKGLEGKPPSCIVMKLDGYTLDIAQTEEIIALVELYKMKGTKVIAYARYYDDLSYYMACAADQVYIYPEGYIQINGLGIAFPFLARGFEKYHLTADVEYIGEYKSAGEVFVNERMSEACREQYTEIINDNWGLYETAIVTSRNIISDSVLSIVERGSFSARKALEAGLVDGLLYEDEFTEMLKDDFGGRFVDAVCLAGIQYREESWEYKPRIALIIADGAINTGESGVNPLPVIGGKVLGSETLVRIIRSARLNDDIKAVVMRVNSPGGDALASDLIWREVYLCAREKPFIISMGGVAGSGGYYISCGADRIFCDAGTLTGSIGVVSLKVSFGGMLENIGVTFDTVSTSENAFMWSGLVPMTEEQKMLHKEEVRDFYENFVLKVAAERELSFDSLNVIARGRVWSGQDAVDIGLADEIGGIDEAMIYAAKSVGKDDWLETEVVINPGQGSFGIMDLGGALSIFRIDLGNINGNGNTIMYYDEYLDGIEIR from the coding sequence ATGCTTTTGACGTTTATTATGATTGTGGCATCGTTGTTCGGGGAGAATTTTTATCTGCCTTTCACAGCTGTTCCGGACGGTCCCGACGCAGGTCTTGTTAATCCTGCCGGACTCGCCGCCCAAAAAGGGGCGACTTTCAGGTTCGACGTCGCGAACACAGATTCTGCAGTCAAGAATTACGGTGATTTCTATCTGAGAGCCGGAAGCCTTTCAGGTGGCGGCTGCTGGGGTGACGTCGGCAGAGAATACCATGTCTCATACGGAACCGGAATATTGAGCCGTTACAGACTCATGGCCGGAACCACTTTCCGGAACAGCGAGGGAGAAAACCACATAGACATTGGGTTCCTGTCGAGACCGCAAAAATGGATTTCCCTGGGAGCGACAGTGAATGACGTCTTTTCCACGGAAGATCAATATGATCCTTCTTACAGGTTCGGAGCGGCGCTAAGGCCTTTCGGAGGCAATGAAAGATTCACCCTTGCGGCCGGAGGCATTTATGAAAAAGATACCGAATCGGACAGCATCCCGTTTTCAGCGGGAATTCTCGTCGAGCCTGTCAGGGGATTGAGATTGTCCGCTTTTTACGATCGCGACGAAACATTTTCGCTGGGTTTTGAAACTTCTTTCGGAAACGTCACTGCGGGGACTTCGCAATTAATGGACGAGGATGAGAGGATTTCAGGCGGATTCTCATACGTCAGACTCGACTCGAGGAATCAGTACTCGATTCTCCCTCTGCCGGCGCCAAATATAAGACTTGACCTGGGGAGAGAATACCCGGAAGACCCGGTATCTTTTTTGTTTTTCATGCCGAAAAAAGAGAGGTTCTGGACGCTGGTTGAATCCCTCAGAAAAGGGCTCGAAGGAAAACCGCCTTCCTGCATTGTCATGAAACTCGACGGCTATACGCTCGATATTGCCCAGACAGAGGAGATAATAGCTTTGGTTGAGCTTTACAAAATGAAAGGGACCAAGGTTATTGCCTACGCGAGGTATTATGACGATCTGAGTTATTACATGGCATGTGCGGCGGACCAGGTATACATATATCCGGAAGGCTACATACAGATAAACGGATTAGGCATAGCTTTTCCGTTTTTAGCGAGGGGTTTCGAGAAATATCATTTGACGGCCGACGTAGAATACATAGGAGAATACAAATCCGCAGGCGAAGTCTTCGTCAACGAAAGGATGTCAGAAGCCTGCAGGGAACAGTACACTGAAATCATCAACGACAATTGGGGGCTGTACGAAACAGCAATCGTGACATCAAGGAACATTATTTCTGATTCAGTTCTTTCTATTGTTGAAAGGGGATCGTTCAGCGCGAGAAAGGCTTTGGAGGCTGGTCTTGTAGACGGTCTTTTATACGAAGACGAATTTACCGAAATGTTGAAAGATGATTTCGGAGGGAGATTCGTCGACGCTGTATGTCTTGCGGGTATTCAATACAGAGAAGAAAGTTGGGAATACAAACCGAGAATAGCTTTGATAATCGCTGACGGAGCCATCAATACGGGTGAAAGCGGCGTGAATCCGCTGCCTGTTATAGGAGGGAAAGTTCTCGGATCGGAAACCCTTGTCAGAATCATCAGATCGGCAAGATTGAACGATGATATTAAAGCGGTTGTTATGAGAGTGAATTCACCCGGAGGAGACGCTCTCGCTTCCGATCTGATTTGGAGAGAAGTTTATTTGTGCGCTCGGGAAAAACCGTTCATAATTTCCATGGGAGGTGTCGCCGGCAGCGGAGGATATTATATATCCTGCGGAGCCGACAGGATATTCTGCGATGCCGGAACACTGACCGGATCAATTGGCGTAGTAAGCCTCAAAGTATCGTTCGGAGGAATGCTGGAAAACATAGGCGTCACTTTTGACACTGTTTCCACGTCGGAAAACGCCTTCATGTGGTCGGGATTAGTTCCGATGACCGAAGAGCAAAAGATGTTACACAAGGAAGAGGTCAGAGATTTTTACGAAAATTTCGTTCTCAAAGTCGCCGCCGAGAGAGAGCTGTCTTTTGATTCACTGAACGTCATTGCCAGGGGGAGGGTATGGTCGGGACAAGACGCCGTGGATATAGGACTAGCTGACGAGATAGGAGGGATTGACGAAGCCATGATATACGCCGCAAAATCTGTCGGTAAGGACGACTGGCTCGAAACAGAAGTGGTTATCAATCCTGGTCAAGGGTCGTTCGGCATAATGGATCTGGGCGGCGCTTTATCCATTTTCAGAATCGACCTCGGAAACATAAACGGAAACGGAAATACAATTATGTATTACGACGAATACCTGGACGGAATAGAGATCAGATGA
- a CDS encoding PQQ-binding-like beta-propeller repeat protein: MLLAFLVLLSLNGGRGVVKTIPAPDYPYGLAFDGECLSENYLLGYMFWQFLIPDNPYTSYNDKKVEGLKRIDDVNGDGVSDVIACTENYWTICLNGASSGYADTLWSFNTGVDDNNTGSISLNGMFSAQKAVRMTGDLNSDGICDVVICTDGGNEHVYALSGDDGSVIWSFGDDYNPYLGGFGAVDARRDFNGDGITDVAAVASSNQDGNGYKSVFLFNGSTGDSLWRHYINIAGLSSGYSVISIDDVNGDSLPEVVAGFGGDGSTKFVRALNGADGSFLWEFNQTASGAKELLELGIPDSTPDVIVANYWSDIYRIDGETGALVWHQSIGAGTAGVIQIEMIPDVNQNGYDDILVANFSSASGIFCLEGKDGSTVWFMPTQDYRSYGVVAISDIDGDGIHEALAGDQSGRIYIYSGAGDSLIYYDDLPSRIYTVENMGSIDGIPGDEILVGLDNGQVFCFSTGEGPTQVENPVPVPFSQFKVFRNYPDPFCSFTSFSFDLPQESLVSIEIFNATGQKVDEVISRENMSPGRHTVVYDGWKLAPGLYFYRFEAGTFYATSKMIKIN; this comes from the coding sequence ATGTTACTGGCGTTTTTAGTACTTTTATCATTAAACGGCGGCAGAGGAGTTGTTAAAACAATCCCGGCCCCCGACTATCCTTACGGTTTAGCCTTTGACGGAGAATGTCTGTCAGAAAATTACTTACTGGGCTACATGTTCTGGCAGTTTCTAATACCAGACAATCCATACACGAGTTATAACGACAAAAAGGTCGAAGGATTGAAAAGGATAGACGACGTAAACGGGGACGGGGTTTCTGACGTAATAGCCTGCACGGAGAATTACTGGACCATTTGCCTAAACGGCGCAAGCTCAGGTTACGCAGACACATTGTGGTCTTTTAACACCGGAGTTGACGACAACAACACCGGATCCATCAGCCTGAACGGAATGTTCTCGGCTCAAAAAGCCGTCCGGATGACGGGAGACCTCAACAGCGACGGCATCTGTGATGTCGTAATATGCACGGACGGCGGCAACGAACACGTCTACGCCTTATCGGGCGACGACGGCAGTGTTATTTGGTCGTTCGGCGACGATTACAATCCTTACCTGGGAGGATTCGGCGCCGTCGACGCGAGGAGGGATTTTAACGGCGACGGAATTACGGACGTGGCCGCAGTGGCGAGCTCTAATCAGGACGGCAACGGATATAAATCTGTCTTCCTTTTTAATGGCAGCACGGGTGACAGTTTGTGGCGCCATTACATTAACATAGCGGGATTGTCTTCGGGATATTCGGTAATATCCATAGATGATGTGAACGGAGACAGCTTGCCTGAAGTTGTAGCCGGATTTGGAGGTGATGGTTCGACAAAATTTGTAAGAGCTCTCAACGGCGCGGACGGTTCATTTTTGTGGGAATTCAATCAAACTGCATCCGGCGCCAAAGAACTGCTCGAACTCGGTATTCCCGACAGCACACCTGACGTGATCGTAGCGAATTACTGGAGCGACATTTACAGGATAGACGGCGAAACGGGAGCGCTGGTGTGGCACCAGTCAATTGGAGCCGGAACGGCAGGAGTGATCCAGATCGAAATGATACCTGACGTCAATCAAAACGGCTATGACGACATACTCGTCGCGAATTTTTCTTCAGCTTCCGGAATATTCTGCCTCGAAGGCAAGGACGGTTCGACTGTCTGGTTCATGCCGACTCAGGATTACAGGAGTTACGGAGTCGTTGCTATATCCGACATAGACGGCGACGGAATCCACGAAGCTCTTGCAGGCGACCAGTCGGGAAGGATCTACATTTACTCCGGAGCAGGGGATTCACTGATATATTACGATGATCTTCCAAGCAGGATTTACACTGTAGAAAACATGGGTTCCATAGACGGAATACCGGGCGACGAAATACTCGTCGGCCTCGACAACGGACAGGTTTTCTGCTTTTCGACCGGCGAAGGACCAACTCAAGTAGAAAACCCGGTTCCTGTTCCTTTCTCTCAATTCAAAGTCTTCCGGAATTATCCGGATCCTTTTTGCTCCTTCACATCTTTTTCCTTCGATTTGCCGCAGGAGTCTTTGGTCAGTATAGAGATTTTCAATGCAACGGGCCAGAAAGTGGACGAAGTGATTTCGCGGGAAAATATGTCCCCTGGCAGGCATACAGTTGTGTACGACGGATGGAAACTTGCCCCCGGTCTTTACTTTTACAGATTCGAAGCCGGGACTTTTTATGCGACGTCAAAAATGATAAAAATAAACTGA
- a CDS encoding glycosyltransferase family 9 protein, translated as MKILAVRTDGLGDLILTLPAFEALKKAFPCSKIDALVRDDLCVLTENFPFLDKTVPLSSAFDRSLKETKYDFSVMFHFDAKTAFRIFKTSKKRYGRFSKPFSFIILNKGLRQKRSHAEKNEVQYNIDLVRHALDSPFDEEPKPRVYFNLKETPLPFDDYVVISPQMKGSARNFDDSVYEKAALILRDMDENVVLTGSESCGTSDNLKKILGKKCCDLTGKTCLRELGYVLAKSKLVIAPSTGTLHLANSLGKNVFSVYPSFGSTSFKRWHPWKYNGIILTCDKNNCPTLTVPEKTLTESLKRLLE; from the coding sequence TTGAAAATTCTTGCGGTAAGGACCGATGGGCTCGGCGATCTCATACTTACTCTGCCGGCTTTCGAAGCGCTTAAAAAAGCGTTTCCATGCTCCAAAATCGACGCTCTCGTAAGAGACGATTTATGCGTGTTAACAGAAAATTTCCCTTTCCTGGATAAAACTGTTCCTCTTTCCTCAGCATTCGACAGATCTTTAAAAGAAACAAAATACGACTTTTCCGTCATGTTCCACTTTGACGCAAAAACAGCCTTTCGAATATTTAAAACATCAAAAAAAAGATACGGCAGATTTTCCAAGCCATTTTCTTTCATCATTTTGAACAAAGGGCTCAGGCAGAAACGATCGCACGCAGAAAAAAATGAAGTCCAGTACAACATTGACCTGGTAAGACACGCCCTCGATTCCCCTTTCGACGAAGAACCGAAGCCGCGCGTTTATTTCAATTTGAAAGAGACGCCTCTCCCTTTTGACGATTATGTTGTGATTTCGCCTCAGATGAAAGGCAGCGCCAGGAATTTCGACGATTCAGTATATGAAAAAGCTGCCTTGATTCTGCGGGACATGGACGAAAATGTCGTTTTGACAGGCTCTGAATCCTGCGGGACATCCGATAATCTTAAAAAAATTCTAGGAAAAAAATGCTGCGATCTGACCGGAAAAACATGCCTGCGCGAGCTCGGATATGTCCTTGCAAAATCAAAACTCGTCATTGCCCCGAGCACAGGCACATTGCATCTTGCAAACAGTCTCGGAAAAAATGTTTTTTCTGTCTACCCAAGCTTCGGTTCCACCTCTTTCAAGAGATGGCACCCGTGGAAATACAACGGGATAATTCTGACGTGCGATAAAAATAATTGTCCCACGCTTACGGTTCCGGAAAAAACACTGACGGAATCTCTGAAAAGGCTGTTAGAATAA